A single Chengkuizengella sediminis DNA region contains:
- a CDS encoding phosphatidylglycerophosphatase A, producing the protein MSYQLDSEKVKQVTLESLKKRGVSLEDIAELVLFLQKEYFPDLTIEYCVKNVEKVLQKREVQNAILTGIQLDILAEQKKLESPLLEMIENDEGLYGCDEILALSIVNVYGSIGFTNFGYIDKLKPGILKKLNDKDDQPIHTFLDDIIGAIAAAASSRIAHSKHGAVE; encoded by the coding sequence ATGTCTTATCAATTAGATAGTGAAAAAGTAAAACAAGTAACTCTGGAAAGTTTGAAAAAAAGAGGGGTTAGCTTAGAGGATATAGCTGAATTAGTTTTATTTTTACAAAAAGAATATTTTCCTGATTTAACAATTGAATATTGTGTGAAGAATGTAGAAAAGGTTTTACAAAAACGAGAAGTTCAAAATGCTATTCTAACTGGAATTCAATTAGATATATTGGCTGAGCAAAAAAAATTAGAATCTCCATTATTAGAAATGATTGAAAATGACGAGGGGTTATATGGATGTGATGAAATTTTGGCCTTATCCATCGTAAATGTATATGGGAGTATTGGTTTTACCAATTTCGGATATATAGACAAATTAAAACCAGGTATACTTAAAAAATTAAATGATAAAGATGATCAACCTATTCATACGTTTCTAGATGACATCATAGGTGCGATCGCTGCCGCTGCAAGCAGTCGAATCGCACATTCAAAACATGGAGCTGTGGAATAA
- a CDS encoding GerMN domain-containing protein, giving the protein MNHYKWIKQVTFVSLLVLLAMTAGCSLWDAEESKLIDPPPNDIMASLELDDDQVYSDEEAIENVQMSLYFKDQYGYVVPVTMNIPYVEGIAKQKLRYMVEDGPISEKLPYDFTPVIPSGTEILGLNIENQLAIVDFSEDFLNYEMNDERKLLEAVTWALTDFPTVDQVIINVNGETLKKMPAQGIPLHEPLSREMGINIEKSEGVPLSQTSPVTLYFLNQTKDLQNYYVPVTRLIQNPDDIVVATLNELIKGPFEPSGLNSVMISSVEVINTDQSQDLITLNLSDHILGIDQMVSEESLQSIILSLTENTNATQFQFLINDESYNTPVTKPAYMNIFEM; this is encoded by the coding sequence ATGAATCATTACAAATGGATAAAACAAGTGACATTCGTATCACTTCTAGTTCTCCTGGCAATGACAGCAGGGTGTTCGTTATGGGACGCAGAGGAAAGTAAACTGATTGATCCGCCTCCTAACGATATCATGGCCAGTTTAGAACTCGATGATGATCAAGTATACAGCGATGAGGAAGCAATTGAAAATGTGCAGATGTCCTTATATTTTAAAGATCAATATGGTTATGTCGTACCTGTAACTATGAATATTCCTTATGTGGAGGGAATTGCAAAGCAAAAGCTGAGATATATGGTAGAGGATGGACCTATTTCTGAAAAGTTACCATATGATTTCACTCCTGTGATTCCGAGTGGGACAGAAATATTAGGACTGAATATCGAAAATCAACTAGCTATTGTAGATTTTTCAGAAGATTTTTTAAACTATGAAATGAATGACGAACGTAAGCTTTTAGAAGCAGTTACATGGGCCTTGACAGATTTTCCAACTGTTGATCAAGTTATTATTAATGTAAATGGAGAAACTTTGAAAAAAATGCCTGCACAAGGAATTCCACTTCATGAGCCATTATCTAGAGAGATGGGGATTAATATTGAAAAGTCTGAAGGAGTTCCGCTAAGTCAAACATCGCCTGTTACATTATATTTCTTAAACCAGACCAAAGATTTGCAAAATTATTATGTACCTGTTACAAGGTTAATTCAAAATCCAGATGATATTGTAGTAGCCACACTGAATGAATTAATAAAAGGACCATTTGAGCCTTCAGGTTTAAATTCTGTGATGATTTCATCCGTTGAAGTTATCAATACTGATCAATCCCAAGACTTAATAACGTTGAACCTAAGTGATCATATTTTAGGTATAGATCAAATGGTATCAGAAGAAAGTTTACAGTCCATTATTTTATCACTTACTGAAAATACGAATGCTACACAATTTCAGTTTTTAATTAATGATGAAAGTTATAATACACCAGTAACAAAACCCGCTTATATGAATATATTTGAAATGTAA
- the rph gene encoding ribonuclease PH, which translates to MRIDGRSNNELRPIKITTDFNKYAEGSVLIEFGDTKVICTASIEDRVPPFLKGQGKGWINAEYSMLPRATQTRNQREAAKGKLSGRTMEIQRLIGRSLRSVVNLKALGERTITLDCDVIQADGGTRTTSISGAFVATALAINKFFKGKQLPQFPLTDYLASVSVGIVNEKALLDLNYKEDSTAKVDMNVVMTGQGKFVELQGTGEDAPFSKEEFTELVDLAESGIQTIIQLQKDALGEISKKIGVK; encoded by the coding sequence TTGAGAATAGATGGAAGATCAAATAATGAATTAAGACCGATTAAAATTACAACAGATTTTAACAAATATGCTGAAGGATCTGTATTAATTGAATTTGGTGATACGAAAGTGATTTGTACAGCAAGTATTGAAGATAGAGTTCCTCCTTTTTTAAAAGGGCAGGGTAAAGGTTGGATCAATGCAGAGTATTCAATGCTCCCTAGAGCCACTCAAACAAGAAATCAACGTGAAGCGGCAAAAGGGAAATTAAGTGGTAGAACAATGGAGATTCAACGTTTAATCGGTCGTTCACTTCGCTCTGTCGTGAATTTAAAGGCATTGGGGGAAAGAACGATAACTTTAGATTGTGATGTAATTCAAGCGGATGGAGGTACACGTACGACTTCCATTTCGGGTGCTTTTGTAGCCACTGCACTTGCAATAAATAAATTTTTCAAAGGAAAACAGTTGCCGCAATTTCCACTTACAGACTATTTAGCGTCCGTAAGTGTAGGGATTGTTAATGAAAAAGCTTTGTTAGATTTAAATTATAAAGAAGATTCCACAGCGAAAGTAGATATGAATGTGGTGATGACAGGTCAAGGTAAATTTGTAGAGCTACAAGGTACAGGGGAAGATGCACCATTCTCCAAAGAAGAATTTACAGAGTTAGTTGATTTAGCTGAATCTGGGATTCAAACTATTATTCAATTACAAAAAGATGCTTTAGGTGAGATTAGTAAAAAAATAGGAGTTAAATAA